A single window of Granulicella mallensis MP5ACTX8 DNA harbors:
- a CDS encoding MFS transporter — translation MSDTAQTTGTVRTYQPILGVGAVLLGAALATFLGRLLSVGAGDLRGALGLDFDSASWIGTTYNMGMMFIGPFSVFLGGLLGPRRVLIACAGIFTLLCIVAPFVSHFPLLLAVLALAGLTAGTFYPLSLSFILRNLPQRYALYGIGAYAFDIVVTTHVAHSWEGWIMRTLSWRWIFWTDALLTPVMILLVLFGIAPQPLPKPKDGQAPPSWRGFLYASVGAALLYGALDQGQRMDWWRSTTFVAMVITGIFLVLCALIRHFIRPNPLINYPFLRRRNTILLAFVLIFFRFSLLSTVLVVPTYLGNIQGYNADQIGPVLLWLAIPEVLAGFLAVFLLARIDTRIILGSGFALMGLGCLMNASLTSAWSGTNFQLSQLVLSLGEGLAFNGLVGVLILDILNSGAMSRGIDLLTFSGFFQTIRLLGGEVGSAYMQHFLQVREQFHSNTIGLHVQRGAADSTQRLQGLTLGMRAQATGPDQAGGRAFELLGLTIRKQAFTLATTDCFLLLACAAVVCMVIVSAISSHKLQYKALLASAKGQNA, via the coding sequence ATGTCGGATACTGCGCAAACAACCGGTACCGTCCGAACCTATCAGCCAATTCTCGGAGTGGGCGCGGTTCTGCTCGGAGCAGCCCTTGCCACCTTTCTTGGCCGCCTGTTAAGCGTTGGCGCCGGAGACCTGCGGGGTGCTCTTGGATTGGATTTCGATTCTGCTTCCTGGATAGGAACGACCTACAACATGGGGATGATGTTCATCGGTCCCTTCTCCGTGTTCCTTGGAGGACTACTGGGGCCACGCAGAGTTCTGATTGCCTGCGCCGGCATCTTCACATTGTTGTGCATCGTAGCCCCATTTGTGAGCCACTTCCCTCTTCTGCTGGCGGTGCTGGCCCTGGCTGGATTGACCGCAGGCACCTTTTATCCCCTGAGCCTGTCTTTCATCCTTCGCAATCTCCCCCAACGATACGCACTATATGGCATCGGCGCTTACGCATTCGATATCGTCGTAACAACGCATGTCGCCCACTCCTGGGAAGGGTGGATCATGCGGACATTGTCCTGGCGCTGGATCTTTTGGACAGATGCATTGCTGACGCCAGTGATGATCCTGCTCGTATTGTTTGGCATCGCACCACAGCCTCTTCCAAAGCCGAAGGACGGACAGGCACCTCCAAGCTGGAGAGGCTTCCTGTATGCCAGTGTAGGAGCCGCATTGCTCTATGGAGCGTTGGACCAGGGACAGCGAATGGACTGGTGGCGCTCCACGACCTTCGTCGCAATGGTGATTACGGGCATATTTCTTGTCCTCTGTGCGCTCATCCGTCATTTCATACGCCCCAACCCACTGATCAACTACCCCTTTCTTCGCCGACGTAACACCATCCTCCTGGCGTTCGTTCTGATCTTCTTTCGCTTTTCTCTTCTCTCGACTGTACTGGTGGTGCCAACCTATCTTGGGAATATTCAGGGCTATAACGCGGATCAGATCGGTCCCGTACTTTTGTGGCTAGCTATTCCAGAGGTTCTGGCAGGATTTCTCGCTGTTTTTCTTCTCGCACGAATCGATACCCGAATCATCCTTGGGAGCGGGTTTGCCCTCATGGGCCTCGGATGCCTCATGAATGCAAGTCTCACGTCGGCATGGTCAGGAACCAACTTTCAGCTAAGCCAATTGGTGCTCTCGCTGGGAGAAGGACTGGCGTTTAATGGCCTGGTCGGAGTTTTGATTCTCGATATTCTGAACTCAGGCGCGATGAGCAGAGGGATAGACCTTCTCACGTTCTCGGGCTTTTTCCAAACGATCAGACTCCTCGGGGGCGAGGTTGGATCGGCATATATGCAGCACTTCCTGCAAGTCCGCGAACAATTCCATTCGAATACGATTGGCTTGCATGTGCAACGAGGCGCTGCGGATAGCACTCAGCGCCTCCAGGGCCTCACTCTCGGGATGCGGGCGCAGGCTACTGGGCCAGACCAGGCTGGAGGCCGTGCCTTTGAGCTGCTCGGACTGACGATTCGGAAGCAGGCTTTCACTCTCGCCACAACGGATTGCTTTCTTCTACTGGCCTGTGCGGCTGTTGTGTGTATGGTGATTGTCTCGGCTATCAGCTCTCACAAGCTTCAATACAAGGCCCTTCTTGCATCGGCGAAAGGACAGAACGCATAG
- a CDS encoding HlyD family secretion protein, whose translation MSKRAIIVPILVLGMAAALFFGIRSQWVREEVGSGEQRTDDAYVKAFQTPLSTRISGSVKRVAARDYQPAKAGELVVELEDADYQAVLKESQAALEAAQAEYSANQDAKRAADASIEAAQAGIEQAQASADAAQASIDATGASLAQAQSEFDRHQGLLETKAATRQQFEQAQSARLNFVAGLSGKKADLARAQAAVKASEAGLSSAKQQRVSLNAKDQGLLAQIEAKKAAIVVAQVNVGYTKIFSPADGSLGEFRVHPGQLVGAGQQIVDLVQSEIWIEANFRETQLGYAKSGDPADIRIDALPSKVFHGHILEIAPASGSQFALLPPDNATGNFTKVIQRVPVKISLDQDPSLTQLRPGFSAEVVIHPSSGTAR comes from the coding sequence ATGTCAAAGCGGGCCATCATTGTTCCGATCCTGGTGCTCGGCATGGCCGCGGCTCTATTTTTCGGTATCCGCAGCCAATGGGTACGAGAAGAAGTAGGTTCTGGGGAGCAACGAACCGATGATGCGTATGTGAAAGCATTCCAGACTCCCCTAAGTACTCGCATCAGCGGTAGCGTGAAGCGCGTGGCAGCACGCGACTATCAACCAGCTAAGGCCGGCGAGCTTGTGGTTGAACTGGAAGACGCCGACTATCAGGCCGTTCTGAAGGAATCGCAAGCGGCTCTCGAGGCAGCACAGGCGGAATATTCTGCGAATCAAGATGCCAAACGAGCGGCGGACGCAAGCATTGAAGCCGCACAGGCCGGAATCGAACAGGCTCAGGCATCTGCCGACGCTGCCCAGGCGAGTATCGATGCGACCGGGGCAAGCCTGGCGCAGGCCCAATCGGAATTCGATCGCCATCAAGGCCTTTTGGAAACGAAGGCGGCAACCAGACAACAGTTTGAGCAAGCACAATCGGCAAGATTAAACTTTGTTGCAGGCCTTTCGGGTAAAAAGGCCGATCTGGCTCGGGCGCAGGCAGCCGTTAAGGCGTCCGAAGCCGGGTTATCGAGCGCAAAGCAGCAGCGTGTCTCTCTCAACGCTAAGGATCAAGGATTACTGGCCCAGATCGAGGCGAAGAAGGCCGCAATCGTTGTAGCCCAGGTGAATGTGGGCTACACCAAGATATTCTCGCCGGCAGACGGCTCTCTTGGTGAATTCCGAGTTCACCCTGGACAACTTGTAGGAGCAGGCCAACAGATTGTGGATCTGGTCCAAAGCGAAATCTGGATTGAGGCTAACTTTCGAGAGACTCAACTCGGCTACGCCAAGTCGGGTGACCCCGCAGATATCAGGATCGATGCACTTCCCTCCAAGGTTTTTCATGGACATATCCTTGAGATTGCACCAGCGAGTGGTTCCCAATTCGCGCTTCTTCCCCCCGATAATGCAACGGGAAACTTCACAAAAGTAATTCAGCGCGTACCGGTCAAGATCAGCCTTGATCAAGATCCATCTCTGACACAGTTGCGACCAGGATTTTCTGCAGAGGTTGTCATCCACCCATCGAGCGGTACAGCGAGGTAG
- a CDS encoding MFS transporter, with product MKNPVAGAFRALSIFNFRVWTAGTLVSNTGTWMQRVAQDWLVLTQLTHHDASALGIVMALQFAPQLLLLPWTGLAADHFNQRKLLMVTQATMGVLALALGILTIAGSIQLWHVYLFAFLFGSAAALDAPVRQTFVAQLVGDEHLHNAVALNSTSFSIGLMVGPAVAGLMIAKVGTGWAFVINGLSFAAVLISMSLFRVSELYTSTRARRAAGGFLEGFHYVWARQDLRAILVMLFLIGTFGFNFPIFTSTMAVKVFHTDARGFGLLSSVMAVGPICGALISAGRNKPKFGTLFVGSAIFGVGCTLAALAPGYWWFAAALVVIGISALVLTNATTSMMQLSTEPDMRGRVMALRLAVVLGGTPIGAPIVGWVANHYSPRWALGVGASSGFVAALVAAYVLKREAQASQELTE from the coding sequence ATGAAGAATCCAGTGGCGGGTGCTTTCCGCGCTCTAAGCATCTTCAATTTTCGAGTGTGGACAGCAGGCACTCTGGTTTCCAACACCGGGACATGGATGCAGCGTGTCGCTCAGGACTGGCTCGTCCTCACCCAACTGACACACCATGATGCTTCAGCTTTAGGTATCGTCATGGCCCTTCAGTTTGCGCCGCAGCTTCTCTTATTGCCCTGGACCGGACTTGCTGCGGACCATTTCAATCAACGCAAGCTTCTGATGGTCACTCAAGCGACGATGGGCGTACTAGCGCTGGCTTTGGGAATCCTGACAATCGCAGGTAGCATCCAGCTTTGGCATGTCTATCTGTTTGCGTTTTTGTTTGGCTCCGCGGCTGCACTTGATGCTCCCGTGCGGCAGACTTTCGTTGCTCAACTGGTGGGTGACGAGCATCTGCATAATGCGGTCGCGCTCAATTCGACATCTTTCAGCATCGGCCTCATGGTCGGTCCAGCCGTCGCTGGCCTGATGATCGCGAAAGTGGGAACTGGCTGGGCATTTGTAATCAATGGCCTGTCATTCGCAGCTGTCCTGATCTCGATGTCACTCTTTCGCGTATCCGAACTATATACAAGCACAAGAGCTAGACGTGCCGCGGGAGGATTTCTGGAGGGGTTCCACTATGTCTGGGCTCGCCAGGATCTCCGAGCGATTCTGGTTATGCTGTTCCTGATCGGGACCTTCGGATTCAACTTCCCTATCTTTACCTCTACGATGGCAGTCAAGGTCTTCCACACCGATGCGCGTGGCTTCGGACTGCTGTCCTCCGTCATGGCGGTTGGCCCAATTTGCGGAGCATTGATCTCCGCAGGTCGTAACAAGCCGAAGTTTGGCACCCTATTCGTAGGCTCAGCAATCTTCGGGGTCGGCTGCACCCTTGCCGCCCTGGCCCCTGGTTATTGGTGGTTCGCCGCCGCACTCGTCGTCATAGGTATTTCAGCCTTAGTGCTCACCAATGCGACTACCAGCATGATGCAACTCTCGACGGAGCCCGACATGCGAGGCCGAGTCATGGCCCTTCGCCTCGCCGTCGTACTCGGAGGCACTCCAATTGGAGCTCCGATCGTGGGTTGGGTGGCCAATCATTACAGTCCCAGATGGGCTCTTGGCGTCGGCGCATCATCGGGGTTTGTTGCAGCTCTCGTTGCTGCGTATGTTCTAAAACGAGAAGCGCAGGCTTCGCAAGAACTTACAGAGTAG
- a CDS encoding TolC family protein produces MAQAVDLAMQHNRRLRLARLSVDLSKEKQSIAKSNYYPHISNQSTALYVTELQGVSIPAGALGGSAATGLVPPRTVSVGQGALDTFTSGTGLTQPITQLLKIHAGEKAAIADVRSAEFDEADTENSISLVVHQLYFNILTQQAHLEAAKQSVSAAQIAEAESSKEVSEGRSLEVAVLQAHASMLDQQQTVLTQQLSIDDAMLQLDDTLGLPLGTRLVLDDSVGDAPQVPARAEAYASILSHNPKVLSAQQTVEKARAGVSAARDAYIPDITGLARYSYQSGVPFLAHNFGTFGGAITFDLFDGGAREAKVNQAKIELKIADTQLQQTESEIRIQISAAYDKVERLQQLVSVVEEAYRVRTEVARVSSEQVAHSAALESTAAKEAAAAYDTKASLLEAKLGLFLATNDIQQMLGQRP; encoded by the coding sequence GTGGCCCAGGCGGTCGACCTGGCCATGCAGCATAACCGCCGCCTGAGATTAGCCAGGCTATCGGTCGACCTGAGCAAAGAGAAGCAGTCCATCGCCAAGTCGAACTACTATCCGCACATATCCAACCAATCGACCGCACTGTACGTCACCGAGCTCCAAGGAGTATCCATTCCGGCAGGAGCATTGGGCGGTTCGGCCGCGACAGGACTTGTTCCACCTCGAACCGTTTCAGTGGGACAGGGTGCTCTGGATACCTTCACCAGCGGCACAGGGCTTACCCAGCCAATCACTCAACTCCTCAAGATCCATGCTGGCGAGAAGGCCGCTATTGCCGACGTGCGAAGCGCGGAGTTTGACGAAGCAGACACCGAAAACTCCATTTCGTTGGTTGTGCATCAACTCTATTTCAATATCCTCACGCAGCAGGCGCACCTCGAGGCCGCAAAACAATCCGTTTCAGCCGCCCAAATTGCCGAAGCGGAAAGCTCCAAAGAGGTTTCCGAAGGGCGGTCGCTTGAAGTCGCAGTTCTACAGGCCCACGCCTCTATGCTGGACCAGCAACAGACCGTCTTGACGCAACAGTTGTCGATCGATGACGCGATGCTCCAACTGGACGATACCTTGGGGTTGCCTTTAGGTACACGATTGGTTCTCGATGACTCAGTGGGCGACGCTCCACAGGTTCCCGCGCGGGCCGAGGCGTATGCATCCATCTTGTCCCATAACCCGAAGGTTTTATCTGCTCAGCAAACTGTCGAAAAAGCCAGAGCGGGAGTATCTGCGGCACGCGACGCATACATCCCGGATATTACGGGACTTGCTCGGTACAGCTACCAGAGCGGCGTGCCGTTCCTGGCGCACAATTTCGGAACCTTCGGTGGAGCTATCACCTTCGATCTGTTTGACGGAGGCGCCCGGGAAGCCAAAGTAAATCAGGCAAAGATCGAATTGAAGATAGCCGACACACAATTGCAGCAGACTGAGTCCGAGATTCGCATTCAAATCTCAGCGGCCTACGACAAAGTGGAAAGACTTCAACAACTCGTTTCAGTCGTCGAAGAGGCGTATAGAGTGCGAACCGAGGTGGCACGTGTCAGCTCAGAACAAGTCGCCCATAGCGCTGCGCTCGAGTCGACTGCGGCAAAAGAAGCTGCTGCAGCCTATGACACAAAGGCCTCACTTCTGGAGGCAAAGCTTGGTCTCTTTCTAGCCACGAATGATATTCAACAAATGCTCGGCCAACGTCCCTGA
- a CDS encoding MarR family winged helix-turn-helix transcriptional regulator: MGDRASISKAEQVSALAAELRAIFGKLKRKLREQGGRSDLKPSQVSILLRLEKEGPATVSSLARAEGMRPQSMSTIITSLLEAGLVKGSPDPNDGRQTLISLSRKCEKLLKEGRAATQDWLTTAIQKKLSSQEQEKLAAAVKLLTQLIED, encoded by the coding sequence ATGGGTGATCGAGCAAGTATTTCTAAAGCCGAGCAGGTTTCCGCACTTGCAGCCGAACTTCGTGCGATCTTCGGCAAACTAAAGCGGAAGCTGCGCGAGCAAGGTGGACGAAGTGATTTAAAACCTTCACAGGTCTCTATCCTCCTCCGCCTAGAGAAGGAAGGTCCTGCCACCGTGTCGAGCCTCGCGCGAGCTGAGGGCATGCGTCCTCAGTCCATGAGCACCATCATCACATCGTTGTTGGAAGCCGGATTAGTGAAAGGCTCTCCAGACCCGAATGATGGGCGGCAGACCTTGATTTCACTCTCTCGAAAATGCGAAAAGCTGCTCAAGGAAGGCCGCGCTGCAACTCAGGATTGGCTTACAACCGCGATCCAGAAGAAGCTCTCCTCTCAGGAGCAGGAAAAGCTTGCGGCTGCCGTCAAACTGCTCACGCAACTCATCGAGGACTGA
- a CDS encoding isochorismatase family protein yields the protein MPVTTLDPKTSLIVVDLQTGIINSPFIHPIAAVIERTRALLDAFRQHDLPVVLVNVAGGAPGRTEQPRRHSTLPEGFSDLIPELGLQSSDIVVTKRTWGAFASTDLEAQLKAKGVTQVIVTGIATGTGVEATARQAYEQGFNVTLALDAMTDMRPEAHEYSLAHVFPRLGETGSTQDILDLLATRSA from the coding sequence ATGCCCGTTACAACGCTTGATCCGAAGACTTCCCTCATCGTCGTTGATCTTCAGACGGGCATTATCAACTCGCCCTTTATTCATCCCATCGCTGCAGTAATCGAGCGAACCCGTGCTTTACTGGATGCCTTTCGTCAGCATGATCTCCCTGTTGTCCTGGTCAACGTCGCTGGAGGCGCGCCAGGACGGACAGAACAGCCGCGCCGTCACTCGACCCTGCCCGAAGGGTTTAGCGATCTGATTCCAGAGTTAGGTCTCCAGTCCAGCGACATCGTAGTGACGAAGCGGACATGGGGCGCATTCGCGAGCACAGATCTCGAAGCACAATTGAAGGCGAAAGGGGTAACGCAGGTCATCGTCACTGGTATTGCGACCGGGACGGGCGTGGAGGCTACTGCTCGTCAGGCGTATGAGCAGGGATTCAATGTCACGCTTGCCCTGGATGCCATGACCGATATGCGTCCCGAAGCACATGAGTACAGCCTCGCACATGTCTTTCCCCGTCTCGGGGAGACAGGTTCAACACAGGACATTCTTGACCTGCTGGCGACAAGGAGCGCATAG
- a CDS encoding FAD-binding and (Fe-S)-binding domain-containing protein yields the protein MLLPLLQPDTERITPVEHKPTHDRAPEELALGSPLWLRDDLAELIGEEQVHSRLIDLVKYATDASPYRMFPKVVVSPRTVEEVNKIFAYAQEKGLPVTIRSAGSSLSGQSQGNGILIDARKHWAGASVEDGGKRLRVRPGTVMFRANLALHPYGYRLGPDPASSGVATVGGVIANNASGMCCGTVENSYKTLESVSFLLPSGTFINTADPDAENQFNLAEPALAAGLLEIKSDIEKDAALVARLKKKYSIKNTTGYHMGAFLDESTPLGIFRKLLVGSEGTLAFISEGVFETVLDDKYRLTAFLVFPDMHSACAAVAPFIAHGAAAAELSDRGSLRAVEGKPGVPDRWKTLPAEATALLVEFREPTPEKLGEAAKAAQSVLNGLTLLEPAEFTRDAHLAAQYWTIRSGLLPSIGGARPSGTSLILEDVCFPPDKLADGALDLQKLFPKHGYDGVVFGHASAGNLHFLITPSLNTEADVQRFDGFLRGVVELVVDKYDGSLKAEHGTGRNIAPFVEHEWGLKLTEMMWRLKKLADPKLMLSPDVMLTRDTKAHLRHLHTVPTVEEEVDRCIECGYCESVCPSRHITTTPRQRIVLRREMLRQPVGSIVTEALMKQYEYDAIETCAGDGSCALACPVGINTGMLMKRFRHEEHNKTEEYVAGKIAENWGFAEVGARTALTLNHIATSVYGGSLVAESALRIARSVVSKDLMPGWLPVIPPAAIPKVPPTSRENAAAVYFHACVNRIFASSDEAHGPNIADAMVAVSARAGMPLWIPDDLAGTCCATVWHSKGYADGNKYMANLVVEKMWEWSDGGKIPVVCDASSCTFGITSEIVSYLTLQNAERHKQLKLLDSVAWAHDYLLPKLTVHHQVESAVLHPVCALHHLGLVDQLQHVGEALAKKAVTPIYATCCAFAGDRGFLHPELTKSATSEEVHEIGDQEFEQHICSNRTCELGMNLATGKDYRSVIFLLEELTRPATEGATSIA from the coding sequence ATGCTTCTTCCTCTTTTGCAGCCCGATACCGAGCGCATTACGCCTGTTGAACACAAGCCTACCCACGATCGGGCTCCAGAAGAACTTGCTCTAGGCAGCCCGTTGTGGCTTCGTGATGATCTCGCGGAACTTATCGGCGAAGAGCAGGTGCATTCACGCCTCATCGACCTCGTGAAGTACGCGACCGATGCAAGTCCCTACCGCATGTTCCCCAAGGTTGTTGTGTCTCCACGCACAGTCGAAGAGGTGAACAAGATCTTTGCCTACGCGCAGGAGAAGGGGCTTCCGGTTACGATTCGGTCCGCCGGATCGAGTCTCAGCGGCCAGTCGCAGGGAAATGGGATTCTCATTGACGCAAGAAAGCACTGGGCGGGAGCATCCGTTGAGGATGGCGGAAAACGTCTTCGGGTTAGACCGGGAACTGTGATGTTTCGAGCGAACCTGGCTCTCCATCCCTATGGATATCGGCTCGGACCTGACCCTGCCAGTTCAGGCGTCGCGACCGTAGGCGGAGTCATTGCCAACAATGCCAGCGGAATGTGTTGTGGCACGGTGGAGAACTCCTATAAAACGCTCGAATCCGTTTCGTTTCTGCTTCCGTCCGGCACTTTCATCAACACAGCCGATCCCGATGCTGAGAATCAATTCAATCTTGCGGAGCCTGCATTGGCTGCCGGTCTTCTTGAGATTAAGAGTGACATCGAGAAGGATGCTGCGCTAGTAGCACGCCTCAAGAAGAAGTACAGCATCAAGAACACAACGGGTTACCACATGGGAGCGTTTCTCGATGAGTCGACTCCCCTGGGGATCTTCCGCAAGCTGCTCGTCGGTTCAGAAGGCACCCTCGCCTTCATTTCAGAGGGGGTCTTCGAGACCGTTCTGGATGATAAGTATCGCCTGACCGCCTTCCTCGTCTTTCCCGATATGCATTCGGCCTGCGCCGCAGTTGCCCCTTTCATCGCTCATGGCGCCGCGGCTGCTGAGTTGTCGGACCGTGGCAGCCTGCGGGCAGTTGAAGGAAAGCCGGGTGTTCCGGATCGCTGGAAGACACTCCCGGCCGAAGCTACGGCGCTGCTGGTAGAGTTTCGGGAACCGACACCGGAGAAGCTTGGGGAAGCCGCCAAAGCTGCACAGTCGGTACTGAATGGGCTCACACTCCTCGAGCCGGCCGAGTTTACGAGAGACGCACACCTGGCCGCTCAGTACTGGACGATTCGTAGCGGACTGCTTCCCTCAATCGGTGGCGCGCGCCCGAGTGGCACGTCGCTGATTCTTGAAGACGTCTGTTTCCCGCCTGACAAACTAGCGGATGGTGCGCTGGACCTTCAGAAGCTGTTCCCGAAGCATGGTTATGACGGGGTTGTTTTTGGTCATGCTTCAGCTGGCAATCTACATTTCCTTATCACTCCATCCCTCAACACGGAAGCAGACGTACAGCGCTTCGACGGGTTCCTTCGAGGTGTTGTTGAACTCGTCGTCGACAAATACGATGGATCGCTCAAGGCAGAACACGGGACCGGCCGCAATATCGCGCCCTTCGTCGAGCATGAGTGGGGTCTGAAGCTCACTGAGATGATGTGGCGGCTCAAGAAGCTGGCCGATCCGAAGCTGATGCTCTCTCCCGATGTGATGTTGACCCGAGACACCAAAGCGCATCTACGTCACCTCCACACCGTGCCAACGGTGGAAGAGGAAGTCGATCGCTGCATTGAGTGCGGATATTGTGAGTCGGTCTGCCCAAGTCGTCATATCACTACAACACCGCGGCAGCGCATCGTTCTTCGTCGAGAGATGCTTCGCCAGCCCGTTGGTTCCATCGTCACGGAAGCGCTCATGAAGCAATACGAGTATGACGCAATCGAGACCTGTGCGGGCGATGGCAGCTGCGCGCTAGCCTGTCCGGTCGGAATCAACACTGGGATGTTGATGAAGAGGTTCCGTCATGAAGAGCACAACAAAACTGAAGAGTATGTTGCAGGGAAAATCGCCGAGAACTGGGGCTTTGCAGAGGTGGGAGCAAGAACAGCTCTTACTCTTAACCACATCGCTACCAGCGTATATGGAGGTTCACTGGTAGCTGAGAGCGCCCTGAGGATCGCTCGCTCGGTCGTGAGCAAGGATCTGATGCCGGGATGGCTGCCGGTCATTCCTCCAGCCGCGATTCCAAAGGTTCCGCCAACCTCACGCGAAAATGCTGCGGCCGTTTACTTCCACGCCTGCGTCAACCGAATCTTTGCCAGTTCCGACGAAGCGCATGGGCCGAACATAGCGGATGCGATGGTGGCGGTCTCTGCTCGCGCGGGCATGCCGCTCTGGATTCCGGACGATCTCGCCGGCACTTGCTGTGCAACCGTCTGGCACTCGAAGGGATATGCGGATGGAAACAAGTACATGGCAAATCTGGTCGTCGAGAAGATGTGGGAGTGGAGTGACGGAGGCAAGATTCCTGTCGTATGCGACGCCAGTTCCTGCACGTTCGGAATCACGAGCGAGATTGTGTCGTACCTCACATTGCAGAATGCAGAGCGCCACAAACAGCTCAAGCTTCTCGATTCGGTGGCATGGGCTCATGACTATCTTCTGCCAAAACTGACTGTGCACCATCAGGTAGAGTCGGCAGTCCTTCATCCGGTCTGTGCTCTCCACCATCTCGGGCTGGTCGATCAACTGCAGCACGTTGGAGAGGCATTGGCTAAGAAAGCCGTCACGCCCATCTATGCCACCTGCTGCGCCTTCGCTGGAGACCGTGGATTCCTCCATCCGGAACTGACGAAATCCGCAACCTCCGAAGAGGTGCACGAGATTGGGGATCAGGAATTCGAGCAGCACATCTGCAGCAATCGAACCTGTGAACTGGGGATGAATCTGGCGACGGGCAAGGACTATCGATCGGTGATCTTCCTGCTTGAGGAGCTAACGCGTCCTGCAACTGAAGGCGCAACCAGCATCGCCTGA